The proteins below are encoded in one region of Brachyspira intermedia PWS/A:
- a CDS encoding MATE family efflux transporter gives MNVSEDATLKETERQIRKYKELTESKIEFLVIKMGIPTIISMLTTSFYNMADTFFVSKINTQSTAAVGIVFSMMAIIQAIGFFFGHGSGNYISIKLGAKETEEASKMAATGFLSAMIVGFIILILGITFIKPLAHVLGSTETILPYSISYMKYILIGAPYMTASLVLNNQLRLQGNALFAMIGLITGAILNIILDPILIFHFSMGVKGAAIGTIISQFVGFCILLIGTNVWGTLPIKLKDFSPSIQKYKAIIVGGLPSLCRQSISSFSTAFLNTASAPFGDAAIAAMSIVNRVAMFANSAIIGFGQGFQPVCGFNYGAKKYDRVIKAFFFCVKVSTFILIMLSIFIFINSSQIVHLFNDKDEALLSVAYNALHYQALSLPLWGFITLSSMMLQTTRKTIRASILAVAKQGIFFIPIIYILPKIFGITGIEIAQPFSDFLTFLLSIPLGYSMIKEMKSELRKTI, from the coding sequence ATGAATGTAAGTGAAGATGCCACATTAAAAGAAACCGAAAGACAAATAAGAAAATATAAGGAATTAACAGAATCAAAAATAGAATTTCTAGTTATAAAAATGGGTATACCTACAATTATAAGTATGCTTACAACTTCATTTTACAATATGGCAGATACATTTTTTGTAAGTAAAATAAATACTCAATCCACTGCAGCAGTAGGAATAGTATTTTCAATGATGGCTATAATACAGGCTATAGGATTCTTTTTTGGACATGGTTCAGGTAATTATATATCAATTAAACTCGGAGCAAAAGAAACAGAAGAAGCCTCAAAAATGGCTGCTACTGGATTTTTATCGGCAATGATAGTAGGATTTATTATATTGATATTAGGAATAACATTTATTAAGCCTCTGGCACATGTACTTGGTTCAACAGAAACAATACTTCCATACTCTATAAGTTATATGAAATATATTTTGATAGGTGCCCCATATATGACAGCCTCTCTAGTTCTTAATAACCAATTAAGACTTCAGGGAAATGCTTTATTTGCCATGATAGGCTTGATAACAGGGGCAATTTTAAATATAATATTAGACCCAATTTTGATATTTCATTTTTCTATGGGTGTAAAAGGTGCTGCTATAGGTACAATAATAAGTCAATTTGTAGGATTTTGTATACTTTTAATAGGAACTAATGTATGGGGAACTTTACCTATAAAATTAAAAGATTTCTCGCCTAGCATTCAAAAATATAAAGCTATAATAGTAGGAGGACTTCCTAGTCTTTGCAGACAAAGTATATCCAGTTTTTCTACAGCATTTTTAAATACCGCTTCTGCCCCATTTGGAGATGCAGCAATAGCGGCTATGTCTATAGTTAATAGAGTGGCTATGTTTGCCAATTCTGCAATAATAGGATTCGGACAAGGTTTTCAGCCTGTATGCGGATTTAATTATGGTGCTAAGAAATATGACAGAGTTATAAAAGCTTTCTTCTTTTGTGTTAAAGTATCTACATTTATATTAATTATGCTTTCTATCTTTATATTTATTAATTCATCACAAATTGTGCATTTATTTAATGATAAAGACGAAGCGTTATTATCTGTTGCATATAATGCATTACATTATCAGGCATTAAGTTTGCCTTTATGGGGATTTATAACATTATCCAGCATGATGCTTCAAACTACTAGAAAAACTATAAGAGCTTCCATTTTGGCAGTTGCAAAACAAGGAATATTCTTTATACCAATAATATACATACTTCCTAAAATATTCGGCATAACAGGTATAGAAATAGCTCAGCCTTTTTCTGATTTTCTTACCTTTTTACTCTCTATACCGCTTGGATATAGTATGATAAAAGAAATGAAATCTGAGTTACGAAAAACAATTTAA
- a CDS encoding NTP transferase domain-containing protein: MEKNVVEIENALASLSSKFSKNDTLVIILAAGHGKRIRSSTSKMLHTIWGVPSIERVRLAVKNGMPKSNITIVVGIKALDVANAVGKQANTNFAYQEEQRGTGHAVKVGLDKSDLKNIKYCYVIYADMGLIDSETMKEFHEEFLKSKTDMIVMTAMYDGPKGSNYYGRILRSRGLTCDGKKSKYRQGSQGNVIGVIEYKDILAMPDDKKLFKVYKDEKFSYEKDELLDNFNEYVAGIYGFKMKPLEELIQKLESNNAQNELYLTDLIEIFINNNLSISTYMPKDSRVVLGFNDKTVLKEMESIARSNVYNKLKNIITIYDGEDFFIDDSVVEQILEIDKDEKPLDIYIGKGAYIGKGVKVNYGVTISHGAKIEGNVYLGEHAYIGDNVLLSCLENQKLILDDNVKIYSGNQIKGNVYIGKNTTLERGVNVTGSDNHPVNIGSNVLIKGVSYLYGSIVDDNAYIEHCIFYYSHIKALLDDKGNVIKCRFIRPKEEGVEAVSKIEDAKKSKKK, translated from the coding sequence ATGGAAAAAAATGTAGTTGAAATCGAGAATGCTCTTGCATCATTATCATCTAAGTTTTCAAAAAATGATACATTGGTGATAATCTTAGCTGCTGGTCATGGTAAAAGAATTAGAAGTTCTACATCTAAAATGCTTCACACTATATGGGGAGTTCCTAGTATTGAAAGGGTTAGACTTGCAGTAAAAAATGGTATGCCTAAAAGCAATATAACAATAGTTGTTGGAATAAAAGCTCTTGATGTTGCTAATGCAGTTGGAAAGCAGGCTAACACTAATTTTGCTTATCAGGAAGAACAAAGAGGTACAGGTCATGCTGTAAAAGTTGGACTTGATAAGAGTGATTTAAAAAATATAAAATATTGTTATGTAATATATGCTGATATGGGTCTTATTGACTCTGAAACTATGAAAGAGTTTCATGAGGAATTTTTGAAATCTAAAACTGATATGATAGTTATGACTGCTATGTATGATGGTCCTAAAGGAAGTAACTATTATGGAAGAATACTAAGAAGCAGAGGTCTTACTTGCGATGGCAAAAAAAGCAAATACAGACAAGGCTCTCAAGGTAATGTTATAGGAGTTATTGAGTATAAAGACATACTTGCTATGCCAGATGATAAAAAACTATTTAAAGTTTATAAAGATGAAAAATTCTCCTATGAAAAAGATGAATTATTAGACAATTTTAATGAGTATGTTGCTGGTATATATGGTTTTAAAATGAAGCCTTTAGAAGAGCTTATACAAAAATTAGAGTCTAATAATGCACAAAATGAATTATATCTAACAGATTTGATAGAAATTTTTATTAATAATAATTTATCAATATCTACTTATATGCCTAAAGATAGCAGAGTTGTTTTGGGATTCAATGATAAAACAGTTCTTAAAGAGATGGAATCTATAGCCAGATCTAATGTTTATAATAAACTTAAGAACATAATCACTATATATGATGGAGAAGATTTCTTCATTGATGATTCTGTCGTTGAGCAGATATTAGAAATAGATAAAGATGAAAAGCCTTTGGATATATATATAGGAAAAGGTGCTTATATAGGTAAAGGTGTCAAAGTTAATTATGGAGTTACAATATCACATGGTGCTAAAATAGAAGGTAATGTATATCTTGGCGAGCATGCATATATAGGAGATAATGTGCTGCTTTCTTGCTTGGAGAATCAGAAACTTATATTAGATGATAATGTTAAGATATATTCTGGAAATCAGATTAAAGGTAATGTATATATAGGAAAGAATACTACTTTAGAAAGAGGTGTTAATGTTACAGGAAGCGATAATCACCCTGTTAATATTGGATCTAATGTACTTATTAAAGGAGTAAGCTATTTATATGGCTCTATTGTTGATGATAATGCCTATATAGAACATTGTATATTCTATTATTCTCATATAAAAGCATTACTTGATGATAAAGGCAATGTGATAAAATGCAGATTCATAAGACCTAAAGAAGAAGGTGTTGAAGCTGTAAGCAAAATAGAAGATGCTAAAAAATCTAAAAAGAAATAG
- a CDS encoding DUF2225 domain-containing protein produces MSDDQPKISFIEKNPRTCPVCKNEFYHEMLLTGGGRLIAGKLRDDLRRTYEKSKKYGTVYPLIYVVVVCPHCLYAAFQEDFNLIDHKKIDEAADGAKLRASYMKEFFGNDVDFTRHRTLIEGAASYFLALDGYRYIGKDSAPTLKKALCSLRLSWTLEDLANVYPNENYDRLIPFFQYKASELYSASIECMQNGKENFEKLKSFGPDIDNNFGYEGMLYMGALLGMDASKFIPDPKVKAETLVQAKRKISKIFGSGKSSKSKPSALLEKIKELHVAITEELNQLNEEYGIDVS; encoded by the coding sequence ATGAGTGATGATCAACCAAAAATATCGTTTATAGAGAAAAACCCAAGAACTTGCCCTGTATGTAAAAATGAATTTTATCATGAAATGCTTCTTACAGGTGGGGGAAGATTAATTGCTGGAAAATTAAGAGATGATTTAAGAAGAACTTATGAAAAAAGTAAAAAATATGGTACAGTTTACCCTTTAATATATGTAGTAGTAGTTTGTCCTCATTGTTTATATGCAGCTTTTCAAGAGGATTTTAACTTAATAGATCATAAAAAAATAGATGAAGCTGCAGATGGTGCGAAACTAAGAGCTTCATATATGAAAGAATTTTTTGGAAACGATGTAGATTTTACAAGACATAGAACACTTATAGAAGGTGCTGCCAGTTATTTCTTAGCTTTAGATGGATATCGTTATATAGGAAAGGACAGCGCACCTACTTTAAAAAAGGCTTTATGTTCTTTGAGATTAAGTTGGACTTTGGAAGATTTGGCAAATGTCTATCCTAATGAAAATTATGATAGACTTATTCCTTTCTTTCAATATAAAGCTAGCGAATTATACTCTGCTTCTATAGAGTGTATGCAAAATGGAAAAGAAAATTTTGAAAAATTAAAATCATTTGGTCCTGATATAGATAATAATTTTGGATATGAGGGTATGCTTTATATGGGAGCATTGCTTGGAATGGATGCTTCTAAATTTATACCAGATCCTAAAGTAAAAGCAGAAACCCTTGTTCAGGCTAAGAGAAAAATAAGTAAAATATTTGGATCTGGAAAAAGCAGTAAGTCAAAACCTTCTGCTTTACTTGAAAAAATAAAGGAACTTCATGTCGCTATAACGGAAGAATTAAATCAGCTTAATGAAGAATATGGTATAGATGTAAGCTAA
- a CDS encoding LptF/LptG family permease, which translates to MKKLNAYLLKEFLSFFFGSLLLFVVLVTIAELSGRLSYYIQRPEVLKYIIIYHSFRIPHNIYYIFPVALMFSSTYVLGTFVKNKEMLAIENSGISLFRFSMPMFIIVIGLCLFLVLFWQFVAAPSNKKSFIANDTINGYDQASKSGPWELFGGNNYLYFIETYFYKEQYMKNTIVLKLNDDGGIKFRISSPHIQWNNEDKKWYVLNGILTTFNENKEIKVEKINNYPLDVLERPEHFYGRPLLDSMSLTEEARIIKLQKEVNMNTSRLETDLHYRISYCFSGFIIVLLASLFSKFSTQSVLVISLVMVIIVALMYYSILMIFRSMGEAGNMNPFIAAWMPNIIFAILCILAFKKFH; encoded by the coding sequence ATGAAGAAATTGAATGCTTATTTATTAAAAGAATTTCTATCTTTCTTTTTTGGTTCTTTGCTGCTTTTTGTTGTGCTAGTTACTATAGCTGAACTAAGCGGCAGATTATCATATTATATTCAGCGTCCTGAAGTGTTGAAATATATTATTATATACCATTCTTTTAGAATACCTCATAATATATACTATATATTTCCTGTAGCTTTAATGTTTTCATCAACTTATGTATTAGGAACATTTGTAAAAAATAAGGAAATGCTTGCCATTGAAAATTCAGGAATTAGTTTATTTAGATTTTCTATGCCAATGTTTATTATTGTAATTGGTTTATGTTTATTTCTAGTATTATTTTGGCAATTTGTGGCTGCTCCGTCAAATAAAAAATCTTTCATAGCAAATGATACTATAAATGGATATGATCAGGCATCTAAAAGTGGACCGTGGGAACTCTTTGGAGGAAATAATTATTTATATTTTATAGAAACTTATTTTTATAAAGAACAATATATGAAAAATACCATTGTATTAAAACTTAATGATGATGGAGGAATTAAATTTAGAATATCAAGCCCTCATATACAATGGAACAATGAAGATAAAAAATGGTATGTTTTAAATGGAATATTAACTACATTCAATGAAAACAAAGAAATAAAAGTTGAAAAAATAAATAATTATCCATTAGATGTTTTGGAACGTCCTGAACATTTTTATGGAAGACCTCTTCTAGATTCCATGAGTTTAACAGAAGAAGCTCGTATTATAAAACTGCAAAAAGAAGTTAACATGAATACTTCAAGATTAGAAACAGACTTACATTATAGAATATCATATTGTTTTTCAGGTTTTATTATTGTATTGCTTGCTTCATTATTTTCTAAATTTTCAACTCAAAGTGTTTTAGTTATAAGTTTAGTTATGGTTATCATAGTTGCTTTGATGTATTACTCTATACTTATGATATTTAGATCTATGGGAGAGGCAGGCAATATGAATCCTTTTATTGCAGCTTGGATGCCTAATATTATATTTGCTATACTTTGTATATTAGCATTTAAGAAATTCCATTAA
- a CDS encoding GNAT family N-acetyltransferase, whose product MENLEIVNNINDNIIDSISLISSKSEYTHLSKDYIKQYIKDKYHKVIIIKDDNQITGFLIYFLLEPEADIIFIASYPNNKGYGKKLLSYLFDDAKNNNVNSIKLDLHENNINAKNFYIKNGFKEIAVRKNIMMINLML is encoded by the coding sequence ATGGAAAATTTAGAAATTGTAAATAATATTAATGATAATATAATAGATTCTATTTCTTTAATATCTTCAAAAAGTGAATATACACATTTATCAAAAGATTATATAAAACAGTATATAAAAGATAAATATCATAAAGTTATTATAATAAAAGATGATAATCAAATAACAGGATTTTTAATATATTTTTTACTAGAACCTGAAGCAGATATAATATTTATAGCTTCATATCCCAATAATAAAGGTTATGGCAAAAAATTGTTATCATATTTATTTGATGATGCAAAAAATAATAATGTAAACAGTATAAAATTAGATTTACATGAAAATAATATTAATGCTAAAAACTTCTATATAAAAAATGGATTTAAAGAAATCGCTGTTAGAAAAAATATTATGATGATCAATTTAATGCTTTAA
- a CDS encoding proline--tRNA ligase: MRLSKLFMPTLKEAPSDAIIASNKLMLRAALARKISNGLYSYLPLGVRVLNKISNIIREEMDAIGSNECIMPILVSKELLTPSGRWERFKKELFRLKDRNDVDMAMGPTHEEAFTITAQNEIQSYKDFPLTLYQIHTKFRDEIRPRFGVIRSKEFTMKDAYSFHITKECLDKTYNDMSGAYTKIFKRMGLDTVSVKADSGAMGGEGSEEFMVLSEVGEETIIFCSKCDYRANVEKANVREEEAAKSYTDKALEEVHTPNIKTINDLEKFFNTSSKNFIKSIIYKTEEDEVILVAIRGDLEINETKLSNALGGLDIELADEETVKEVTGARVGFASPVGLKKKIRIFADNSIKSVADAIVGGNKDDTHIKNVNIERDFNIDVWGDFRTAKEGDRCPVCGEVLYQKKGLELGHIFKLGDKYTEAFNFKVLDENNKEITPIMGCYGIGVNRALASVIEQNYDDKGIIFPISVAPYEAIVVAIDKETEDSFKKAEEIYNALNSIGVETMFDDRKERLGVKLNDCDLIGIPMRIIVGKKALQRGVVEFKLRKSQESVEVKVEEIIEYVKTKKQELFNEINSKL; the protein is encoded by the coding sequence ATGCGTTTATCAAAATTATTTATGCCTACATTAAAAGAAGCACCTAGCGATGCAATAATAGCTTCAAATAAATTAATGTTAAGAGCAGCACTTGCAAGAAAAATATCAAATGGTCTTTATTCATATTTACCTCTTGGAGTTAGAGTGTTAAATAAGATATCTAATATCATAAGAGAGGAAATGGATGCAATAGGTTCTAATGAATGCATAATGCCCATACTTGTTTCAAAGGAATTATTAACACCTTCAGGAAGATGGGAAAGATTTAAAAAAGAATTATTCAGATTGAAAGATAGAAACGATGTTGATATGGCAATGGGCCCTACTCATGAAGAAGCTTTCACTATTACAGCACAAAATGAAATACAATCATATAAAGATTTTCCATTAACATTATATCAAATACATACAAAATTCAGAGATGAAATACGTCCAAGATTTGGAGTTATACGTTCAAAAGAATTTACTATGAAAGATGCTTATTCATTTCATATAACTAAAGAATGTCTTGATAAAACTTATAATGATATGAGCGGTGCTTATACAAAAATTTTCAAAAGAATGGGACTTGATACTGTAAGCGTAAAAGCAGACAGCGGAGCAATGGGCGGAGAAGGCAGCGAAGAGTTTATGGTATTAAGCGAAGTAGGTGAGGAAACAATTATATTCTGTTCTAAATGTGATTACAGAGCTAATGTTGAAAAAGCTAATGTCAGAGAAGAGGAAGCAGCTAAATCTTATACTGATAAAGCATTAGAAGAAGTTCATACTCCTAATATAAAAACTATAAATGATTTAGAAAAGTTCTTTAATACATCTTCAAAAAATTTTATTAAAAGTATAATTTATAAAACAGAAGAAGATGAAGTTATATTGGTTGCTATAAGAGGTGATTTAGAAATTAATGAAACTAAATTATCTAATGCATTAGGAGGACTCGATATAGAACTTGCAGATGAAGAAACTGTAAAAGAAGTTACAGGTGCTAGAGTAGGTTTTGCTTCTCCTGTAGGATTAAAAAAGAAAATAAGAATATTTGCTGATAATTCTATAAAATCAGTAGCTGATGCAATAGTTGGCGGTAACAAAGATGATACTCATATAAAAAATGTTAATATAGAAAGAGATTTTAATATTGATGTATGGGGTGATTTTAGAACAGCTAAAGAAGGCGACAGATGTCCAGTGTGCGGAGAAGTTCTTTATCAGAAAAAAGGTTTAGAGTTAGGACATATTTTCAAACTTGGTGATAAATATACAGAGGCTTTCAATTTTAAAGTATTAGATGAAAATAATAAAGAGATTACTCCTATAATGGGTTGTTATGGAATTGGAGTTAATAGAGCTTTGGCTTCGGTTATAGAACAAAATTATGATGATAAAGGTATAATATTCCCTATAAGTGTTGCTCCTTATGAAGCTATAGTGGTTGCCATTGATAAAGAAACAGAAGACTCATTTAAAAAAGCAGAAGAAATATATAATGCTTTAAACTCTATTGGTGTTGAAACTATGTTTGATGACAGAAAAGAAAGACTTGGAGTTAAACTTAATGACTGTGATTTGATTGGTATTCCTATGAGAATAATAGTTGGTAAAAAAGCACTTCAAAGAGGAGTTGTTGAATTCAAGCTTAGAAAATCACAGGAAAGTGTTGAGGTAAAAGTTGAAGAAATAATTGAATATGTAAAAACAAAAAAACAAGAATTATTCAATGAAATAAACAGTAAATTATAA
- a CDS encoding alpha-1,2-fucosyltransferase: protein MENKMLHDDYDHFINKLVWLIPFSKHRNNFRNILNDIVNTMYKIEYLTDVNNSTYYEDMIIIDQMDGFSGQLGRYMLGEYIKDHYNKKVKYNLNWYSEFGLDCDKKEKREFDLLNCFQDIKIETVTKKEANLYKRLFYYSDGNINNIYEACKLKKNIYLYVFPTLNLFDKEYINTKLDIHKNLYPRLKGNNLEMYNDIIKHPASVSVHIRRGDIYSHGGFGVFNKNEKNYKEYIFKSIYKMIDLLQPIKPKFYFFSNDMKWVKNNILKYLNKEVDYIYNDYNKNQVYMDIYLLSLAKHMIFTIGAFSRTAYMFNKNQNIIVITADNINLL, encoded by the coding sequence ATGGAGAATAAAATGTTGCATGATGATTATGATCATTTTATAAATAAATTAGTTTGGCTTATTCCTTTTTCTAAACATAGAAACAATTTCAGAAATATATTAAATGATATAGTTAACACAATGTATAAAATTGAGTATTTAACAGATGTCAATAATTCTACTTATTATGAAGATATGATAATAATAGATCAAATGGATGGTTTTTCTGGTCAATTAGGCAGATATATGTTAGGAGAATATATAAAAGATCATTATAACAAAAAGGTAAAATATAATTTAAATTGGTATTCAGAATTTGGATTGGATTGTGATAAAAAAGAAAAACGTGAATTTGATTTATTAAATTGTTTTCAAGATATAAAAATAGAAACTGTAACAAAAAAAGAGGCTAATTTATATAAAAGATTATTTTATTATTCTGATGGCAATATAAATAATATATATGAAGCCTGCAAATTGAAAAAAAATATTTATTTATATGTATTTCCTACTCTTAATTTATTTGATAAAGAATATATTAATACTAAATTAGATATACACAAAAACTTATACCCTAGATTAAAAGGAAATAATTTAGAAATGTATAATGATATTATAAAACATCCTGCTTCTGTATCAGTTCATATAAGAAGAGGTGATATATATTCTCATGGAGGATTTGGAGTATTTAACAAAAATGAAAAAAATTATAAAGAGTATATATTTAAATCAATATATAAAATGATAGATTTATTACAACCTATAAAACCAAAATTTTATTTTTTCTCTAATGATATGAAATGGGTAAAAAATAATATACTAAAATATCTAAATAAAGAAGTTGATTATATATATAATGATTATAATAAAAATCAAGTTTATATGGATATATATTTACTATCTTTAGCAAAACATATGATATTCACAATAGGAGCTTTTTCAAGAACCGCATATATGTTTAATAAAAATCAAAATATTATAGTTATAACTGCAGATAATATAAATTTATTGTAG
- the dxr gene encoding 1-deoxy-D-xylulose-5-phosphate reductoisomerase has translation MKKRILLLGATGSIGTNTCSVVREFNNDFEIVGMSTNSKIDILNTLCTEFKPKTVNISDKNAENIFKDYDCAKNLNVYEGTIADFVKHTDFDILVNALTGYAGFLPTVEAIKKGKTIALANKETLVVGGDIINQLLKEHNANLIPIDSEHSAIFQMLRHFPKESLSKVIITASGGPFFRTLKEELKNVTVEMALKHPTWAMGSKITIDSATMMNKGFEVIEAHHLFNLDYDKIETIIHPQSLIHSMIEMNDGEIYAQIGKNDMRLPIQHALTYPQIRNTPFEKLKLYEHSEINFYKMDFDKFIMLRLAYECGKKGGLYPCVLNAANEICVYSFLEKRIGFTDIFDIVSKVCDRKINVPLTIDNIINMDSEIRKETSWIIKNK, from the coding sequence ATGAAAAAAAGAATTCTTTTATTGGGAGCTACAGGCTCTATTGGTACTAACACTTGTTCTGTTGTGAGAGAGTTTAATAATGACTTTGAAATAGTAGGAATGTCTACAAATAGTAAAATAGATATATTAAATACTTTATGTACAGAGTTCAAACCTAAAACTGTAAATATATCCGATAAGAATGCAGAGAATATTTTTAAAGATTATGATTGTGCTAAAAATCTAAATGTATATGAAGGAACTATAGCTGATTTTGTAAAGCATACTGATTTTGATATATTGGTTAATGCACTTACAGGATATGCAGGATTTTTGCCTACTGTTGAAGCAATAAAGAAAGGTAAAACTATTGCATTAGCCAATAAAGAAACATTGGTAGTAGGTGGAGATATAATAAATCAATTACTAAAAGAACATAATGCAAACTTAATACCTATAGACAGTGAACATTCTGCAATATTCCAGATGTTAAGACATTTTCCTAAAGAGTCACTTTCAAAAGTAATAATAACTGCGTCAGGTGGACCTTTTTTCAGAACTCTAAAAGAAGAACTAAAAAATGTTACTGTAGAAATGGCATTGAAACATCCTACTTGGGCTATGGGAAGTAAAATAACAATAGACAGTGCAACTATGATGAATAAAGGCTTTGAAGTTATAGAAGCTCATCATTTATTTAATTTAGATTATGATAAAATAGAAACTATTATTCATCCGCAGAGTTTAATACATTCTATGATAGAAATGAATGATGGAGAGATATATGCCCAGATTGGCAAAAATGATATGCGTCTTCCTATACAGCATGCATTAACTTATCCTCAAATTAGAAATACGCCTTTTGAAAAATTAAAATTATATGAACATTCCGAAATCAATTTTTATAAAATGGACTTTGATAAATTTATAATGCTTAGATTAGCTTATGAATGCGGAAAGAAAGGCGGACTTTATCCTTGTGTTTTAAATGCTGCTAATGAAATATGTGTGTATTCATTCTTAGAAAAAAGAATAGGATTTACTGACATATTTGATATTGTATCAAAAGTATGCGACAGAAAAATAAATGTTCCCTTAACTATAGATAATATTATCAATATGGATAGTGAAATAAGAAAAGAAACATCTTGGATAATTAAAAATAAATAA